Proteins encoded within one genomic window of Brachybacterium avium:
- a CDS encoding cytochrome c biogenesis CcdA family protein, producing MNLDEIGAAFQATALSGSLLPALAVAAAAGLVAFLSPCVLPVVPGYLGYVSGLAGQSATAGPAKRSRPATGRMLAGSALFVAGFAVVFMILGGFAGMLGYLLQEHALWINRIAGGVVILMGLVFMGVFPRLSVTRPASSKRPDAGLLGAPLLGLVFGLSWTPCIGPTYAAIIALSLDGGGGALRGGILSLAYSLGLGIPFVLFALLFERALGLSKKLSTHRRTIGLLSGALLIAIGVLLMTGVWSSWMSQLQGMIATFEPVV from the coding sequence ATGAACCTGGACGAGATCGGAGCCGCCTTCCAGGCCACGGCGCTGTCCGGCTCCCTGCTGCCGGCGCTCGCCGTCGCCGCGGCCGCCGGCCTGGTGGCCTTCCTCTCGCCCTGCGTGCTGCCCGTGGTGCCCGGGTACCTCGGATACGTCTCCGGGCTCGCCGGCCAGAGCGCCACCGCCGGCCCGGCGAAGCGCTCCCGCCCGGCCACCGGGCGCATGCTCGCCGGCAGTGCACTGTTCGTCGCCGGTTTCGCGGTGGTGTTCATGATCCTCGGCGGCTTCGCCGGGATGCTGGGCTACCTGCTCCAGGAGCATGCGCTGTGGATCAACCGCATCGCCGGCGGGGTGGTGATCCTCATGGGCCTGGTGTTCATGGGGGTGTTCCCCCGCCTGTCGGTCACCCGCCCGGCCTCCTCGAAGCGGCCCGATGCGGGGCTGCTCGGCGCCCCGCTGCTGGGACTGGTGTTCGGGCTGAGCTGGACCCCGTGCATCGGCCCCACCTATGCGGCGATCATCGCGCTGTCGCTGGACGGCGGCGGCGGGGCACTGCGCGGCGGCATCCTCTCGCTCGCGTACTCGCTGGGCCTGGGCATCCCCTTCGTGCTGTTCGCGCTGCTGTTCGAGCGAGCGCTGGGGCTGAGCAAGAAGCTCTCCACGCACCGCCGCACCATCGGGCTGCTCTCCGGGGCGCTGCTGATCGCGATCGGCGTGCTGCTGATGACCGGGGTGTGGTCGTCATGGATGAGCCAGCTGCAGGGCATGATCGCAACGTTCGAGCCGGTGGTGTGA
- a CDS encoding TlpA family protein disulfide reductase has translation MTAPREAAARPLPSALSPRGARTTRRGLLGGAGAVAGTLLLAACGADTSNRYSSGDSGYVSGDGVAVEIAPADRGEPLEIVGTTYDQEEFSSAQHHGEVLVLNVWYASCPPCRKEAPNLQAIYEEYQDQGVSFIGVNVRDSAGPARAFEETFGISYPSMPDTDAEIMYALRGQVAPNAVPSTLVIDREGRVAARISGAADPSTLRAMIDAVVAE, from the coding sequence ATGACCGCACCACGGGAAGCGGCCGCCCGGCCCCTGCCCTCCGCGCTGTCACCGCGCGGCGCGCGCACCACCCGGCGTGGACTGCTGGGCGGAGCCGGCGCCGTGGCGGGCACCCTGCTGCTGGCTGCCTGCGGGGCCGACACCAGCAACCGCTACAGCTCCGGGGACTCCGGCTATGTCTCCGGTGACGGTGTCGCCGTCGAGATCGCGCCCGCGGACCGCGGCGAGCCGCTCGAGATCGTCGGCACCACCTATGACCAGGAGGAGTTCTCCTCGGCTCAGCATCACGGCGAGGTGCTGGTGCTCAACGTCTGGTACGCCTCCTGCCCGCCCTGCCGCAAGGAGGCTCCGAACCTCCAGGCGATCTACGAGGAGTATCAGGACCAGGGGGTGTCCTTCATCGGGGTCAACGTGCGCGACTCCGCCGGACCCGCCCGCGCCTTCGAGGAGACCTTCGGGATCAGCTACCCCTCGATGCCGGATACCGACGCCGAGATCATGTACGCCCTGCGGGGGCAGGTCGCTCCCAATGCGGTGCCCTCCACCCTGGTCATCGACCGGGAGGGCCGGGTGGCGGCGCGGATCTCCGGCGCTGCCGACCCCTCCACGCTGCGCGCGATGATCGACGCGGTGGTCGCCGAATGA
- a CDS encoding histidine phosphatase family protein, which produces MATTTVHLVRHGEVHNPERILYGRLPGYRLSDRGEQMASLVGAHLADSDIALVRSSPMLRAQQTSAPIAGPHGLEIDTDQRLIESGNHFEGQRMGHGQAKLSDPRNWRWFLNPFRPSWGEPYREQVARVVSAVHDARAAVEGREAVLVLHQLPIWLTRLSAEGRPLVHDPRRRQCGLCSVTSLRFVGPHLAGVDYAEPAAALYAGAVDATGGKLS; this is translated from the coding sequence ATGGCCACCACCACGGTCCACCTCGTCCGTCACGGCGAGGTGCACAACCCCGAGCGGATCCTGTACGGGCGCCTGCCCGGGTACCGGCTCAGCGACCGTGGCGAGCAGATGGCCTCCCTGGTCGGAGCGCACCTCGCCGATTCCGACATCGCCCTGGTCCGCTCCTCGCCGATGCTGCGCGCCCAGCAGACCTCCGCCCCGATCGCGGGTCCGCACGGGCTCGAGATCGACACCGACCAGCGGCTGATCGAATCGGGCAACCATTTCGAGGGGCAGCGGATGGGGCACGGCCAGGCGAAGCTGAGCGACCCGCGCAACTGGCGCTGGTTCCTGAATCCGTTCCGCCCCTCGTGGGGTGAGCCCTACCGCGAGCAGGTCGCCCGGGTGGTCTCCGCCGTCCACGACGCGCGCGCCGCGGTCGAGGGCCGCGAAGCGGTGCTGGTGCTCCATCAGCTGCCGATCTGGCTCACCCGGCTCAGCGCCGAGGGCAGGCCGCTCGTCCACGATCCCCGGCGCCGACAGTGCGGGCTGTGCTCGGTCACCAGCCTGCGGTTCGTCGGCCCCCACCTGGCGGGCGTGGACTATGCAGAGCCGGCCGCCGCGCTCTACGCCGGGGCGGTCGACGCCACCGGAGGCAAGCTGTCATGA
- a CDS encoding MarR family winged helix-turn-helix transcriptional regulator — translation MEDTTSSGEGRMSTPRELWLSSTEQEAWRTFLYATTLLTDRFGEALQSDPEIDLTLGEYEILVRLSEAEDKFLRMSELADQVVHSRSRLTHTVSRMERRGLVERVRCAADGRGRQAQLTRAGEQMLVRAAPTHVLSVRALLLDVIGHDDLLELGRILGKTLDEGAPIAIGCPAPHQKDPAPR, via the coding sequence ATGGAAGACACGACGTCAAGTGGTGAGGGCAGGATGTCGACGCCGAGGGAGCTCTGGCTCTCCAGCACCGAGCAGGAGGCCTGGCGCACCTTCCTGTACGCCACCACGCTGCTCACCGACCGCTTCGGCGAGGCCCTGCAGTCCGATCCGGAGATCGATCTGACCCTGGGTGAGTACGAGATCCTGGTGCGCCTCTCCGAGGCGGAGGACAAGTTCCTGCGCATGTCGGAGCTGGCCGACCAGGTCGTCCACTCCCGCTCCCGCCTGACCCACACCGTCAGCCGCATGGAGAGGCGGGGCCTCGTGGAGCGGGTGCGATGCGCCGCCGACGGCCGCGGCCGTCAGGCCCAGCTCACCCGGGCCGGCGAGCAGATGCTGGTGCGGGCGGCTCCCACGCACGTGCTTTCCGTGCGGGCGCTGCTGCTGGATGTCATCGGGCACGACGACCTGCTCGAGCTGGGACGGATCCTGGGCAAGACGCTCGACGAGGGCGCTCCCATCGCCATCGGGTGTCCGGCTCCTCACCAGAAGGACCCCGCTCCCCGCTGA
- a CDS encoding YceI family protein — MNDLTPGTWTLDPTHTSASFTVRHAGISRVRGQFTDVDGALEVGEGGKDLSFTSTLQTASVSTSNQDRDNHLRSGDFFDAESFPEIRFVSTEVKGETVTGDLTIRDTTKPVELDFSYEGAATDPFGVYRAGFTGATTISRKDFGLTWNAALEAGGVLVADEVKIVIEAEFTAPASA, encoded by the coding sequence ATGAACGACCTCACTCCCGGCACCTGGACCCTGGACCCCACCCACACCTCCGCGAGCTTCACCGTGCGTCACGCGGGCATCTCCCGGGTCCGCGGCCAGTTCACCGATGTCGACGGCGCCCTCGAGGTCGGCGAGGGAGGCAAGGACCTCTCCTTCACCTCGACCCTGCAGACCGCCTCGGTCAGCACCTCCAACCAGGACCGCGACAACCACCTGCGCAGCGGTGACTTCTTCGACGCCGAGTCCTTCCCCGAGATCCGCTTCGTCTCCACCGAGGTCAAGGGCGAGACCGTCACCGGCGATCTCACCATCCGTGACACCACCAAGCCCGTCGAGCTGGACTTCTCCTACGAGGGTGCGGCCACCGATCCCTTCGGCGTCTACCGCGCGGGATTCACCGGTGCGACCACGATCTCCCGCAAGGATTTCGGCCTGACCTGGAATGCCGCCCTGGAGGCGGGCGGCGTGCTGGTCGCCGACGAGGTCAAGATCGTCATCGAGGCTGAGTTCACCGCCCCCGCCTCCGCCTGA
- a CDS encoding glutaredoxin family protein has product MNAPRIPSPRDPDARVLYLTREGCHLCEEALPVVRAEADRVGSTVEVRDIDEDPRLQADWDYDVPVIIVDGAVHAKYRVEAQQLRTALARRPWWRRLTGRA; this is encoded by the coding sequence ATGAACGCTCCGCGCATCCCCTCCCCCCGCGACCCGGACGCCCGCGTCCTCTATCTCACCCGCGAGGGTTGCCACCTGTGCGAGGAGGCGCTGCCGGTGGTGCGGGCGGAGGCGGACCGCGTCGGCTCCACGGTGGAGGTGCGTGACATCGACGAAGATCCTCGACTGCAGGCCGACTGGGACTACGACGTGCCGGTGATCATCGTGGACGGCGCGGTCCACGCGAAGTACCGGGTCGAAGCGCAGCAGCTGCGCACGGCACTCGCCCGCCGGCCCTGGTGGCGCCGCCTGACCGGTCGCGCCTGA
- a CDS encoding 30S ribosomal protein bS22 has translation MGSVVKKRRKRMSKKKHRKLLRKTRHQRRNKK, from the coding sequence ATGGGTTCTGTCGTCAAGAAGCGACGCAAGCGCATGTCCAAGAAGAAGCACCGCAAGCTGCTTCGCAAGACCCGCCACCAGCGTCGCAACAAGAAGTGA
- a CDS encoding dynamin family protein has product MSPLLSRSAKGPAPLSERIEALTRATSLLEGVAPGGAVEESRSVLERIDNRRALSAEHTVIGLFGATGSGKSSLVNALVGAEITRAAVRRPTTSSPVAAVIGERGSDALLDWLEVEERHHLEETDTALAAAARRRPAGRRARRATPPDASDTPGIVLLDLPDLDSVESANRTIAERMTGLVDVIVWVTDPQKYADAVIHQEFVRPFAGHDAVTVLVLNQVDRIREDERAPVLASLEALARADGLDQAPVLATSASTGDGVQELREHLVAIARSREAIASRHRADVRGAAESLQEAADPTGMTEQPALADIDALVQDLATAARVEPVARAVGASYRFRAAAKVGWPPLRWARRFRPDPLSRLGIGRGRDGEGLERTSLPEPDAAARARASGGVRRFADAASAGGSDPWRAAVRGAAREGEDLLPDALDQAVAGADLRARTTSWWWPVLDVLQWLALLTWVVGLGWLALNALLAFLGVPPPPMPMVQELWIPIPLPTVLVVLGIAAGLLIGLAGGVVAALVGRWHRRRARRVLLARVRASAQEHVVEPVAAELVLARDAARDLALAHG; this is encoded by the coding sequence ATGAGTCCGCTGCTGAGCCGCTCCGCGAAGGGACCGGCCCCGCTGTCCGAGAGGATCGAGGCGCTCACCCGCGCGACCTCGCTGCTCGAGGGGGTGGCACCCGGCGGCGCCGTCGAGGAGTCCCGCAGCGTGCTGGAGCGCATCGACAACCGCCGGGCACTCTCGGCCGAGCACACCGTGATCGGCCTGTTCGGGGCCACCGGTTCCGGTAAATCTTCCCTGGTCAATGCTCTGGTCGGCGCCGAGATCACCCGCGCCGCGGTGCGTCGGCCCACCACCTCCTCGCCGGTCGCCGCGGTGATCGGGGAGCGCGGCAGCGACGCCCTGCTGGACTGGCTCGAGGTGGAGGAGCGTCATCACCTCGAGGAGACCGACACCGCACTCGCCGCAGCCGCTCGCAGGCGGCCGGCCGGTCGTCGTGCGCGCCGAGCGACGCCCCCCGATGCCTCCGACACTCCGGGCATCGTGCTGCTGGACCTGCCGGACCTCGACTCGGTCGAGAGCGCCAACCGCACCATCGCCGAGCGGATGACCGGGCTGGTCGACGTGATCGTCTGGGTCACCGACCCGCAGAAGTACGCCGATGCCGTGATCCACCAGGAGTTCGTGCGCCCCTTCGCCGGGCATGACGCCGTCACCGTGCTGGTGCTGAACCAGGTCGATCGGATCCGCGAGGACGAGCGGGCCCCGGTGCTCGCCTCCCTCGAGGCTCTCGCTCGCGCCGACGGGCTCGACCAGGCTCCCGTGCTCGCGACCTCCGCGAGCACCGGGGACGGTGTCCAGGAACTGCGGGAGCACCTGGTCGCGATCGCCCGCAGCCGCGAAGCCATCGCCTCGCGCCATCGTGCCGATGTGCGCGGGGCCGCCGAATCCCTGCAGGAGGCGGCGGACCCGACGGGTATGACGGAGCAGCCGGCGCTCGCGGACATCGATGCCCTGGTCCAGGACCTCGCCACGGCCGCGCGCGTCGAACCGGTCGCCCGCGCCGTCGGTGCTTCCTACCGCTTCCGCGCCGCCGCGAAGGTGGGATGGCCGCCGCTGCGCTGGGCCCGCCGCTTCCGGCCGGATCCGCTGAGCCGGCTCGGCATCGGCCGCGGGCGCGACGGGGAGGGGCTCGAGCGCACCTCCCTGCCGGAGCCCGACGCCGCCGCCCGCGCCCGAGCCTCGGGCGGGGTGCGCCGTTTCGCCGACGCCGCCTCCGCCGGCGGCAGCGATCCCTGGCGGGCGGCCGTGCGCGGTGCCGCCCGCGAAGGGGAGGACCTCCTTCCGGATGCGCTCGACCAGGCGGTCGCCGGGGCCGATCTGCGGGCGAGGACCACCTCGTGGTGGTGGCCGGTGCTGGATGTGCTGCAGTGGCTCGCCCTGCTCACCTGGGTGGTGGGGCTGGGATGGCTGGCGCTGAACGCGCTGCTGGCCTTCCTGGGCGTGCCCCCACCGCCGATGCCGATGGTCCAGGAGCTGTGGATCCCGATCCCGCTGCCCACGGTGCTGGTGGTGCTCGGGATCGCCGCGGGACTGCTGATCGGCCTGGCCGGAGGGGTGGTCGCGGCCCTGGTCGGAAGGTGGCACCGTCGCCGTGCGCGCCGGGTGCTGTTGGCACGGGTGCGCGCCTCGGCGCAGGAACATGTGGTCGAACCCGTCGCCGCAGAGCTCGTCCTGGCCCGAGATGCTGCGAGAGATCTCGCACTCGCGCACGGCTGA
- a CDS encoding dynamin family protein, translated as MMTGTTAVLDAFAAHLRALELPLPVEGAEQARAETAAALSQLSDHVIPRLDSLDAPLLVVIGGSTGAGKSTLINALVGHPVSRSGAIRPTTRRPVLLHHPADEPWFTGTRILPGLARVHAGQRRDPEAPGAGDTTGDVDPATSLELHGQTRVPPGLALLDAPDIDSVALGNRELARQLLRAADLWLFVTTANRYADAVPWEVLRTAAERDVTVDVVMNRIPAREGVAEELAEDLRGMLERQGVDVERLFLVPETEIDPEGMLPPAVITELRDHFAQLAADGEGRGRIARRTLAGAIDGLAGSATDLAEHAAVQDAERKRLREQAVASFSGARERIDDALGDGSLLRGEVLARWQDVVGTGEFFRGVESLVTRARDRLGQMVGGKPAPAIAAEQALGTGLVHVVIDETARGAELADAAWRSTPAGRHLAEGRDLSRLPDGYAEEVSAAIRAWQGDVLELVRAEGADRRTKARLLSLGVNAVGVALMVVVFASTAFVPTGLEVGAGAATAVVGQKLLETIFGDEAVRRMATVARQRLTDRLDALVAGRSALFLDRLDDLGVEGAAAQLHADAAALTQLAHDIREDA; from the coding sequence ATGATGACCGGGACCACCGCAGTGCTCGACGCCTTCGCCGCGCATCTGCGCGCCCTCGAGCTGCCGTTGCCCGTCGAGGGTGCTGAGCAGGCCCGGGCGGAGACCGCCGCAGCGCTCTCGCAGCTCAGCGACCATGTCATCCCGCGCCTGGACTCCTTGGACGCCCCGCTGCTGGTGGTGATCGGCGGTTCCACCGGCGCCGGCAAATCGACCTTGATCAACGCCCTGGTCGGCCATCCCGTGAGTCGTTCCGGCGCGATCCGGCCCACCACGCGGCGCCCGGTGCTGCTGCACCACCCCGCCGATGAGCCCTGGTTCACCGGCACCCGGATCCTGCCGGGCCTCGCCCGCGTCCATGCCGGTCAGCGGCGTGATCCCGAGGCGCCCGGGGCGGGGGACACCACCGGAGACGTGGATCCGGCGACCTCCCTCGAGCTGCACGGGCAGACGCGGGTCCCACCGGGCTTGGCGCTGCTGGACGCCCCGGACATCGACTCGGTCGCCCTCGGCAACCGGGAGCTGGCCCGCCAGCTGCTGCGGGCCGCGGACCTGTGGCTGTTCGTCACCACCGCCAACCGTTATGCGGATGCCGTGCCCTGGGAGGTGCTGCGCACCGCCGCCGAGCGGGATGTGACCGTGGACGTGGTGATGAACCGCATCCCCGCTCGCGAGGGCGTCGCCGAGGAGCTCGCCGAGGACCTGCGCGGCATGCTCGAGCGCCAGGGCGTCGACGTGGAGCGGCTGTTCCTGGTCCCCGAGACGGAGATCGACCCCGAGGGGATGCTGCCGCCCGCCGTGATCACCGAGCTGCGGGACCATTTCGCCCAGCTCGCGGCCGACGGCGAGGGCCGCGGCCGGATCGCGCGCCGCACCCTGGCCGGGGCGATCGACGGCCTGGCCGGCTCCGCGACGGATCTCGCCGAGCATGCCGCCGTCCAGGACGCCGAGCGGAAGCGTCTGCGCGAGCAGGCGGTCGCCTCCTTCTCCGGGGCCCGCGAGCGGATCGACGACGCCCTCGGGGACGGCTCGCTGCTGCGCGGCGAGGTGCTCGCCCGCTGGCAGGACGTGGTCGGCACCGGCGAGTTCTTCCGCGGCGTCGAATCCCTGGTGACCCGTGCCCGCGACCGCCTCGGCCAGATGGTCGGCGGCAAGCCCGCGCCGGCGATCGCCGCCGAGCAGGCGCTGGGCACCGGCCTGGTGCACGTGGTGATCGACGAGACGGCCCGCGGCGCGGAACTGGCCGATGCCGCCTGGCGCTCCACCCCTGCCGGCCGGCACCTCGCCGAGGGGCGCGACCTCTCCCGCCTCCCCGACGGCTACGCCGAGGAGGTCTCCGCCGCGATCCGGGCCTGGCAGGGCGACGTGCTGGAGCTGGTCCGTGCCGAGGGCGCCGATCGCCGCACGAAGGCGCGGCTGCTCTCGCTCGGCGTGAACGCGGTGGGCGTGGCGCTGATGGTGGTGGTGTTCGCCTCCACCGCCTTCGTCCCCACCGGTCTGGAGGTCGGGGCCGGGGCGGCGACCGCCGTCGTCGGCCAGAAGCTGCTGGAGACGATCTTCGGCGACGAGGCGGTGCGGCGGATGGCGACGGTCGCCCGCCAGCGGCTCACCGACCGGCTCGACGCCCTGGTCGCCGGGCGCTCCGCCCTCTTCCTCGACCGGCTCGACGACCTCGGCGTGGAGGGCGCGGCCGCGCAGCTGCACGCCGACGCCGCAGCCCTCACCCAGCTCGCCCACGACATCAGGGAGGACGCATGA
- a CDS encoding acetoin utilization protein AcuC has translation MPDAALPPPVAVPAVVPADGADPMVPAGIVWDDALCEYDFGPYHPMAPIRLDLTRQLARSAGLLERPGVEILPAPVAADEQLALVHEPAYIEAVRRASRPLKEMRAEELDQLLRFGLGGDDVPPFPGMHTASARIVGGSLAAVDAIRSGRVRRAVNFAGGLHHAKSSSASGFCVYNDAAAAIRHALDAGEERVMYVDVDVHHGDGVERILWDEPRAITLSVHETGERLFPGTGFVQDSGGPGAPGTAINLPLPSRTTADGWVRAIGATVPALVRAVRPTLLVTQHGADSHRLDPLADLSITLEAQREVMLLMRELAEEVCDGRWLALGGGGYAVIDVVPRSWAHLIAIVTGEAIEATAPLPEAFLAAAATARAEHGLSPEPGILTFGDGRPLAVRDWERGFDPEDALDRAVQAARRAAFPEWGLDPFLD, from the coding sequence ATGCCCGATGCTGCGCTCCCGCCTCCCGTCGCCGTCCCCGCCGTCGTCCCTGCCGACGGCGCCGACCCGATGGTGCCCGCCGGGATCGTGTGGGACGACGCGCTGTGCGAGTACGACTTCGGCCCCTACCACCCGATGGCCCCGATCCGTCTGGACCTCACCCGTCAGCTCGCCCGCAGCGCCGGTCTGCTGGAGCGGCCGGGGGTGGAGATCCTGCCGGCCCCGGTCGCCGCCGACGAGCAGCTCGCGCTGGTGCACGAACCCGCATACATCGAAGCGGTCAGGCGGGCCTCGCGGCCGCTGAAGGAGATGCGCGCCGAGGAGCTCGATCAGCTGCTCCGCTTCGGCCTCGGCGGAGACGACGTCCCGCCCTTCCCCGGGATGCACACCGCCTCGGCCCGCATCGTCGGCGGCTCCCTCGCTGCGGTCGACGCGATCCGCTCCGGCCGGGTGCGGCGAGCGGTGAACTTCGCCGGCGGACTGCACCACGCCAAGTCGTCCTCGGCCTCCGGCTTCTGCGTCTACAACGATGCCGCCGCCGCGATCCGCCACGCCCTGGACGCGGGGGAGGAGCGGGTGATGTACGTGGACGTCGACGTGCACCACGGCGACGGGGTGGAACGGATCCTGTGGGACGAGCCGCGCGCGATCACCCTGTCGGTCCACGAGACCGGGGAGCGACTGTTCCCCGGCACCGGGTTCGTCCAGGACTCCGGGGGCCCCGGCGCCCCGGGCACCGCGATCAACCTGCCGCTGCCCTCGCGCACCACGGCCGACGGCTGGGTGCGCGCGATCGGCGCCACCGTCCCCGCCCTGGTGCGGGCGGTGCGGCCGACGCTGCTGGTCACCCAGCACGGCGCCGACAGCCACCGGCTGGACCCATTGGCGGACCTCTCGATCACCCTCGAGGCGCAGCGCGAGGTGATGCTGCTGATGCGGGAGCTGGCCGAGGAGGTCTGCGACGGCCGCTGGCTCGCGCTCGGCGGCGGCGGATATGCGGTGATCGACGTGGTGCCGCGCTCCTGGGCGCACCTGATCGCGATCGTCACCGGGGAAGCGATCGAGGCGACGGCCCCGCTGCCGGAGGCCTTCCTTGCCGCGGCTGCGACCGCGCGGGCGGAGCACGGGCTCTCCCCGGAGCCCGGGATCCTCACCTTCGGGGACGGGCGCCCCTTGGCGGTGCGGGACTGGGAGCGGGGCTTCGATCCCGAGGACGCCCTGGACCGAGCGGTCCAGGCCGCGCGCCGCGCCGCTTTCCCCGAGTGGGGGCTGGATCCGTTCCTGGACTGA
- a CDS encoding TrkH family potassium uptake protein, translating into MSTPGRRAAQRRTRPLGTPVRQPEWKLALHSLTRATPPRIALAMFTALIVAFTALLSLPAATTDGVRTDLTDALFTAVSAICVTGLVTVETGVHWSTFGLTVIMIAIKLGGLGLMTVASLLSLSVMHRLGLAQRVITAQETRAERLAEVGGVLRIILITSTLFEAITFVALTPYMVITEHGIGHSMFLGLFYAISAFNNAGFVPEAAGTAQYVADPFFTIPIGLAVFAGSLGFPVILVVVRKLRTPRKWSVHAKLTLTTTALLFLLGFVGFLTLEWSNPATFGDRPFATKLLGAGFAAVMPRSGGFATIDVGQMTAESRLLTDLLMFIGGGSGSTAGGIRVTTFALLMLAIWAEVRGNPDVEVFGRRIPQETIRQAIGVLVMSATTIFLATFLMLRMTPYTLDQTVFEVLSAFGTVGLSTGITTSLPTEAKWVLITCMYVGRLGPMTLGAALAVRTRVRMIQLPYERPIVG; encoded by the coding sequence ATGAGCACACCCGGCAGACGCGCCGCCCAGCGGCGCACCCGGCCGCTCGGCACCCCCGTGCGCCAGCCCGAGTGGAAGCTGGCGCTGCACTCCCTCACCCGGGCCACTCCGCCACGGATCGCGCTCGCCATGTTCACGGCGCTGATCGTCGCGTTCACCGCGCTGCTGTCGCTCCCGGCGGCGACCACCGACGGGGTGCGCACCGACCTCACCGACGCGCTGTTCACCGCCGTCTCCGCGATCTGCGTGACCGGGCTGGTCACGGTCGAGACCGGCGTCCACTGGTCCACCTTCGGCCTCACCGTCATCATGATCGCGATCAAGCTCGGCGGGCTCGGGCTGATGACCGTCGCCTCCCTGCTGAGCCTGTCGGTGATGCACCGCCTGGGGCTCGCCCAGCGCGTGATCACCGCCCAGGAGACCCGGGCCGAACGGCTCGCGGAGGTCGGCGGGGTGCTGCGGATCATCCTCATCACCTCGACCCTCTTCGAGGCCATCACCTTCGTGGCCCTGACCCCGTACATGGTCATCACCGAGCACGGGATCGGGCATTCGATGTTCCTGGGGCTGTTCTACGCGATCAGCGCCTTCAACAACGCCGGTTTCGTGCCCGAGGCGGCCGGCACCGCGCAGTACGTCGCCGATCCGTTCTTCACCATCCCGATCGGGCTCGCCGTGTTCGCGGGGTCACTCGGCTTCCCGGTGATCCTGGTCGTGGTGCGCAAGCTGCGCACCCCGCGCAAGTGGAGCGTGCACGCGAAGCTCACGCTGACCACGACCGCCCTGCTGTTCCTGCTCGGCTTCGTCGGCTTCCTGACGCTGGAATGGTCCAATCCCGCGACCTTCGGCGACCGGCCCTTCGCCACGAAGCTGCTGGGGGCCGGCTTCGCGGCGGTGATGCCCCGCTCAGGAGGCTTCGCGACCATCGACGTGGGGCAGATGACCGCCGAATCGCGCCTGCTCACGGATCTGCTCATGTTCATCGGCGGCGGCTCCGGCTCGACGGCCGGAGGCATCCGGGTGACCACGTTCGCGCTGCTGATGCTCGCGATCTGGGCAGAGGTCCGCGGCAACCCCGATGTGGAGGTGTTCGGCCGCCGCATCCCGCAGGAGACGATCCGCCAGGCCATCGGCGTGCTGGTCATGAGCGCCACCACCATCTTCCTCGCGACCTTCCTGATGCTGCGGATGACGCCCTACACGCTGGACCAGACGGTGTTCGAGGTGCTCTCGGCCTTCGGCACGGTGGGGCTGTCGACGGGAATCACCACCTCTTTGCCCACCGAGGCGAAGTGGGTGCTGATCACCTGCATGTATGTCGGCCGACTGGGCCCGATGACCCTGGGCGCCGCCCTCGCCGTACGGACCCGGGTGCGGATGATCCAGCTTCCGTACGAGCGCCCGATCGTCGGCTGA
- a CDS encoding potassium channel family protein: MARNTRDEGVLVIGLGRFGASISLTLEKLGTQVLAIDSNEELVQKYSGQLTHVVRADATQPEVLDQIGASDFSMAVVGVGTTVESSVLIAANLVDLGNPLIWAKAISVAHGRILQRIGCHHVVYPEADAGKRVAHLVNGRLMDFIEFDDDFAIVKMRPPHEVQGMTLAESDIRQRHGVTVVGVKSPGKDFTYAVPETMVAAHDLLIVSGRTELIEKFSHRN, from the coding sequence ATGGCACGCAATACGCGCGATGAGGGCGTGCTGGTGATCGGACTGGGGCGCTTCGGAGCGTCGATCTCCCTGACGCTGGAGAAGCTGGGCACCCAGGTGCTCGCGATCGACAGCAACGAGGAGCTGGTGCAGAAGTACTCCGGCCAGCTCACCCATGTGGTCCGGGCCGACGCCACCCAGCCCGAGGTGCTCGACCAGATCGGCGCCTCCGACTTCTCCATGGCCGTGGTCGGTGTGGGCACCACGGTCGAGTCGAGCGTGCTGATCGCCGCGAACCTCGTGGACCTCGGCAATCCGCTGATCTGGGCGAAGGCGATCTCGGTGGCGCACGGCCGGATCCTGCAGCGCATCGGCTGCCACCACGTGGTCTATCCCGAGGCCGACGCCGGCAAGCGCGTCGCACACCTGGTCAACGGGCGCCTGATGGACTTCATCGAGTTCGACGACGACTTCGCGATCGTGAAGATGCGACCGCCGCACGAGGTGCAGGGCATGACCCTCGCGGAGTCCGACATCCGCCAGCGGCACGGCGTGACCGTGGTCGGGGTGAAATCCCCCGGCAAGGACTTCACCTATGCCGTCCCCGAGACGATGGTGGCCGCGCACGACCTCCTGATCGTCTCCGGCCGCACCGAGCTGATCGAGAAGTTCTCGCACCGCAACTGA